Genomic DNA from Prunus persica cultivar Lovell chromosome G1, Prunus_persica_NCBIv2, whole genome shotgun sequence:
aaAGCTGCAAATTTGTAAAGTGAATCATTTTTGgatgcttctttttttcttcatctcctcatataagtaaaaacaaaaaaacaaataacacaCTTTAACTAAGTTTTATTGATAACGTTAAaagttagtttttttttatcctgattcaatatttaaaagataaaatctTATATATAAGGCCCTAACTATAAAATAACTTGCCCGTGTAAAGACGTAATCGTTTGATTATCTGGATTGGAGGTGGGCATGTTCATTTTGGGCTGTAGTGTTTCATTTGTTGCCTGGAAAGAGCGGACTGGCCCTTCGGCAGAAGTAGTAAgtggcaaaaataaaaataaaaataaaaattccgtTGCCGGGACTTGAACCCGGGTCTTTCGGGTGAGAGCCGAATATCCTGACCAACTAGACTACAACGGATTTGGGATATCGTTTGGCAGATGTAAACATATAACGCATCCTGACCTTGCTGAGAATAGGGTTTACCGCGTTATCGTACACCGGATGGTTACAATATCATCTGACGTTTAAAACTGCAAACAGTGAACAAAAAACGATAAAAAGGAAAACGGAAATAAAAAGTTGGGATTTCAAACCCAGAAAAGAAGCTGAAGAGGGTTTAAGCGCAGTGAACGCTCTCTGCAATGGAGACCTTGAAACACTTTGGCATTGGCTTCTCCACTCCAAGTCTTGTCCCTTTTCGACACCAAAGAAGACCTCAAAAGCTCAATCCCACCTGCTTCGCCAGCAAATGGGCGGAGCGCCTCCTCGCCGACTTTCAATTCCTAGGCGACTCCTCCTCAGACCACCAAAACCACCATTCCCTAACGTCAGCCACCGCCACTCTCGCTCCTCCTCATCTGCCTCCCCATATCGCTTCCCCCGagcgccacgtgtccatcCCCATCGACTTCTACCAGGTTCTGGGCGCCCAGCAACATTTCCTCGGGGACGGTATAAGGAGAGCTTACGAGGCTAGGGCTTCCAAGCCACCGCAGTACGGCTTCACTCAAGAAGCATTGTTCAGCCGGAGGCAGATCCTTCTGGCCGCTTGCGAAACCCTAGCCGACCCTAGGTCCAGGAGAGAGTACAATCAGGGTCTTGCTGAAGACGAAGACGGAACCATCCTCACCCAAGTTCCTTGGGACAAGGTTTAATTGTGTTGTTAGCACTCTTACTTTCAGTCCATAATTCACTTCTGCTTTGTTCTCTTTGGTTGCTGTGAGAATTTAGTGAAAAAGTGAAAGAAATTGTTGAGAAATTAAGGGcctgtttgataaccatttcaattttagtttttagttttcattttttgtgctagagtatgagaggaaaatgagagtgagaattgaagtgaggatgagattgagagagaggtagggctaacaaaattgaaaacaaaatcttgaatttgaaaacaatttcaaatagatatcagtttttagttttagttttcacttttttttgcGCCTCCCTCCCAGCCTCTCCTCTCATCTTCCCTCTCAATCCCATcttcactctcattctcacttccattctccctctttttcctctatactctagcacaaaaaatgaaaactaaaaactaaaattgaaatggttatcaaacgggccCTAAGAGAATGTGGTTTTaaagtttaatttttaaaatttgtttcatcCGCATTACTGCTTTTTCTAAGtaaacaaacagaaaaatgtGGTATTCACTCATGTTGAGCTATTTGTAGGTTCCCGGAGCTCTATGCGTATTGCAAGAAGCTGGAAAGACCGAGCTTGTTCTTCAAATTGGGGAGAGTTTGCTAAGAGAGAGGCTGCCCAAGTCATTCAAGCAAGATGTCGTTTTGGTGATGGCACTTGCTTACGTTGACATGTCCAGGGATGCAATGGAATTATCCCCACCTGATTTTATTCGAGGTTGTGAAGTGCTGGAGAGGGCTTTGAAGCTCTTGCAGGTAATTTCTTCATGAGCAAGTTCTCTAAGTTCTTAATTTTGGGTACCTATTACGAAGTGGCTTTTTATGCACGAGGAGGTTAAGATGCATAAGATGATAATTGTTTCAGTTGCATTACATCCTTTCATGCTTCATTAAGACTGATCTTCTACATGTAGGAGGAAGGTGCCAGTAGCCTTGCACCTGATCTGCAAGCACAAATTGACGAGACACTGGAAGAGATCACCCCACGCTGCATTTTGGAACTTCTAGCCTTAGCCCTTGGTGATGAGTACCGATCAAGAAGGGAAGAGGGCCTCCACGGTGTGCGCAACATATTGTGGTCtgttggaggaggaggagcagtTGCAATTGCTGGGGGATTCACTCGTGAAAATTTCATGAACGAGGCCTTCTTGCATATGACTGCAGCTGAGCAGGTAGATCCCTTATTACTGTCAATTCCTTTATGCTCAATCATCtaatctcttttctttttctaactttttttctgtgttttttctctcttaaaaGGTTGATTTATTTGTAGCTACCCCCAGTAATATCCCGGCAGAAAGCTTTGAAGTTTATGGGGTGGCTCTTGCGCTTGTTGCTCAAGCCTTTGTTGGTAAAAAACCTCATCACATTCAAGATGCTGAAAACCTATTCCAGAAACTTCAGCAGTCTAAGGTAACAGCTGTAGGACATTCTCTTGACAACTATATAACCAAAGAAAGCAGTGAGATAGACTTTGCTTTGGAGAGGGGACTCTGTTCACTTCTTCTAGGGGACCTTGATGACAGTCGTTCGTGGTTGGGCCTAGACAGTAATGATTCACCATATAGAAATCCATCTGTTGTAGACTTTGTCTTGGAGAACTCAAAGGATGACGATGACAATGACAATGACAATGATCTTCCTGGACTTTGCAAGCTATTGGAGACGTGGTTGATGGAGGTGGTATTCCCCAGGTTTAGAGACACCAAAGACATAGAGTTCAGACTGGGAGACTACTATGATGATCCTACAGTCTTGAGATACTTAGAAAGGCTGGATGGCACTAATGGTTCACCCTTAGCTGCTGCTGCAGCCATAGTGAGGATTGGAGCTGAGGCTACTGCAGTTCTTGATAATTTCAGGGCCAGTGCACTTCAGGCATTGCAGAAGGTGTTTCCTCTGGGTTACAGGGATGAGAATGTGCAACGTCAAGAAGATCATGAGATGAATTATTCTCTTCTCCCTGTAGAAACTGGAGAGTCTCTGGAAGAATCTGATGGAGATGATTCTGTCCATGTAGCTGAGGTTTCTGGAAGAGATGATTCTGTTGGAATACGTGAAGAAGAATTGATTACTGACAAAATCAAAGATGCGAGTGTGAAGATTATGTGTGCTGGTGTGGTAATTGGACTAATGACGTTAGCTGGTGGTTTAAGGTATTTACCTGGTAGGAAAGGTTCATCCAATCTGCACAAAGAACTTAGTTCAGTGACTGCATCTGATGTCGCAAGTGCAGGTATGATTTTAAACAACTAACAAAGCCTTCTTTCCACCTACTAAGGTCTGAAACATTGATATTTTTGGTCTCTTGGCTTTTTCTACTTCCGcatgtttgattttgatgaaacATGTTATTTCACTCAATCGAAAAAGTCCCTTGTAATATTTCGCCAGCTTTTGTTAAAGAGCTTTTATGAATCTCCTGATAGCTAGCGGTACTGGCATATTTCTGATTTCCTTTGGGTCAATCCATTTCACAGCATAAGCATACAGTTTTACAGCTAATGCAAGATGGAGATGGAAAATTAATGCATGTAACCATGCAGGGCTACCAGGTGTTGAGAAATCTGCAGAGGAATTACCCAAAATGGATGCAAGAATTGCAGAAGGTCTAGTTCGCAAATGGCAGAACATAAAATCTCAGGCTTTCGGGCCTAATCATTCTGTGGAAAGCCTGTCTGAGGTAAGAAATTCGGTAGTTTTGTGGATGAAAAACCATATCATCGAGCTGGTCACCAGCCATAATGCTTGTCCTGACATTGCAAAAACTGCCAGGTTTTGGACGGTGAGATGTTGAAGATATGGACAGATCGCGCGACTGAGATTGCACAGCTTAATTGGTCCTATGACTACACCCTGTTGAACTTGAGCATTGACAGCGTGACTGTATCGCTAGATGGGCAGCGTGCTGTGGTGGAAGCAACTCTGGAAGAGTTGGCCCAGTTAACTGATGTCCTCCATCCAGAGCACAATGCCTCAAACAACAGAACGTACACCACCAGATATGAGATGTCTTGTTCGAGCTCAGGATGGAAAATCAGTGAAGGAGCTGTCCTCCAATCATAAACAAATTATGTAAAATATGAAGATACTCGTGTAAATGccgtctttttttttgtcctgCCTTTACTTGTATTATGCTTGCACTCATAGCAgatgaatattttttaaacaaaaattttatgaGAATTATATAGCAAATGATCActagatttttaaattttcctcTAATTTACATACAATGTAAAGGTATCAAGGAATCATAGTAAAATTGCAGACTGCCGTTTAGTTTACAATGGAGTATCAACATTCGAGCTGCGCTGAGCTGAAGTGAGGCACAATTATATGTACAAAAAATGGTTTCTACGGTCACCTTGTCTAACTGGAACACTCGCAAATTCTATAGAGTAGACATGGAGTCTCTCCAGATGGAGGATTTCTTGTTTATGGGTCGGGATAAGAAGCTGAGTCCAAGAATCTCCTTGGGAGCCTCAAGTGGCTCAACAAGCCCCACCAACTTTGCAACAAGGGCTGCACTCTCCCTTATATGGCCTATGTCCATTGTGCTCGTCCATAGCAAGTTCGCTAACTGCAGGCTCCTCTGCTTTGTGTTCAGCCTAATGCCCCACTTCTGGTAGagcctttctttttccttctttgatGTGAACCTCTTGTGCACTTTCTTACTCAGCATTTCTCTCTCCCGCTTAAGAACCTTCATACTGTTTGTTTCCCattgaaaatcaagaaaaccaaaataagtTAGGCGGCATTTAGTATCCTATTCAAGTGGGGAATTCAAAAagtacgattttttttttttaaatgagtaCGAAAATCCATTTTTTAAGATTCATATTTCCCgctgaaaatatgaaaattacaaatgtGGTGCGTGTTGTGTTGCCTTGCATGTCCcttgtgtgtttgtgtgttgcAATCTGAAACACTACCTTGCAGCTGGTGTGAGAGCTTGACGAACTTTAAGATTGCTTCCCTCGGAGAAAGTGTCCTTGATAATGATCAACCTTCTGAGCTCTACCTCCAAGTAGAGAAAGTCAGAGGGATCGC
This window encodes:
- the LOC18791814 gene encoding protein ACCUMULATION AND REPLICATION OF CHLOROPLASTS 6, chloroplastic — translated: METLKHFGIGFSTPSLVPFRHQRRPQKLNPTCFASKWAERLLADFQFLGDSSSDHQNHHSLTSATATLAPPHLPPHIASPERHVSIPIDFYQVLGAQQHFLGDGIRRAYEARASKPPQYGFTQEALFSRRQILLAACETLADPRSRREYNQGLAEDEDGTILTQVPWDKVPGALCVLQEAGKTELVLQIGESLLRERLPKSFKQDVVLVMALAYVDMSRDAMELSPPDFIRGCEVLERALKLLQEEGASSLAPDLQAQIDETLEEITPRCILELLALALGDEYRSRREEGLHGVRNILWSVGGGGAVAIAGGFTRENFMNEAFLHMTAAEQVDLFVATPSNIPAESFEVYGVALALVAQAFVGKKPHHIQDAENLFQKLQQSKVTAVGHSLDNYITKESSEIDFALERGLCSLLLGDLDDSRSWLGLDSNDSPYRNPSVVDFVLENSKDDDDNDNDNDLPGLCKLLETWLMEVVFPRFRDTKDIEFRLGDYYDDPTVLRYLERLDGTNGSPLAAAAAIVRIGAEATAVLDNFRASALQALQKVFPLGYRDENVQRQEDHEMNYSLLPVETGESLEESDGDDSVHVAEVSGRDDSVGIREEELITDKIKDASVKIMCAGVVIGLMTLAGGLRYLPGRKGSSNLHKELSSVTASDVASAGLPGVEKSAEELPKMDARIAEGLVRKWQNIKSQAFGPNHSVESLSEVLDGEMLKIWTDRATEIAQLNWSYDYTLLNLSIDSVTVSLDGQRAVVEATLEELAQLTDVLHPEHNASNNRTYTTRYEMSCSSSGWKISEGAVLQS